In Neisseria perflava, the DNA window AACCGGCGCATTGTCTTCTTCGTCGCCTGCATTTTGCGGTTTATTTGGTGCTTCGGCATCCGCATGGCGGGCAGCCTCTTCAGCAGCAGCGACATCCTCTTTATTAGGCTCTAAAACAACCGCCTTGCTCGGCTCGTCAGCCGTTTTGGCTTGGCTCTGACCGACAGGCGCTTCTTTAAACGGTGAATTTTTATCGTCGCCGGAAGTCAGCGCCAGACCGAACAGCATACCCGATGCCACCACCAAGCCGGAGGCCAAGACCAAGCGACGGCGGTTGCGACGTTTGAGTCGTTCGTAACCGTCTAAATCGTATCCGTTTGGAGTTTCTTTTTGTTTATTGTCGGACATGATAATTTCCTCGTTAGTGTTCTTTCAAAACAGCCATTACATCGGCAACAGTATGGAATGAGCCGAAAACAACGATTCTATCATTTTCGGTTGCTTTAGCCAAAGCAGCGCGATAGGCCGCAGCGACAGTTTCAAAAACATTTACATTGTCGATGCCGTGTTCAGCCAGTTTATCCTGCAAAGCCTCTACCGTCATGCCACGCGGCACATCTAAAGGCGCGATATTCCACTCGTCAAACTGGTCTTTAACGATTTCCAGCACGCCATCAATATCTTTATCGGACAACATACTGAATACGGCGGTACGTTTTTGGGCAAAGGCAAGGTTAATCAGGCTGCGGCGCAAAGCACGGGCAGCGTGCGGATTGTGGCCGACATCCAAAACCACCAGCGGACGGCCGGGCAAAACTTGGAAACGTCCAGGATTCTCCACCAACAGCAAACCACGTTTAATTGCGCCGATATCAACCGGCAATTGTTCGTTCAAACACTCCAACACCGTCAATGCACACGCGGCATTAGACAACTGATAGGCACCGCGTAAAGCAGGAAACGGCAAGGAATTGCGGTTACGGCTTTGGCCGTCTGAAGATTGCGGATGGAAGCGGTAATTCCACTGTACGCTTTCCATTGACGCAAAATCAAAATCTCGCTGAACCATCAACAGTTTTGCGCCAATTTCTTCTGCGTGTTTAACCAATGATTCAGGTGCAGGATTCTGACCGCACACGGCTGGTTTACCGCTACGGAACACTCCGGCTTTTTCAAAACCGACCTGCTCGACAGTATCGCCCAAAAATGCCTGATGGTCCAAATCCACGCTGGTAACGACCGAGCAGTCGCCGTCAAATACATTCACAGCATCTAATCGTCCACCCAAACCGACTTCTAAAATCATTACGTCCACATTTTCATGCATGAAAATATCGATGGCCGCCAAAGCATTAAACTCAAAATACGTCAGCGAAATTTCGCCGCGCGCCGCTTCGATACGCTCAAATGAGGAAACAATCAATTCATCTGAAACCGGTTGAGTGTTGATGGCGATTCGTTCGTTGTAACGCAGAAGATGAGGACTGGTCAGCGTACCGACTTTAAAACCGGCTTCTTTATAAATATGCGACAAATAGGCACATACGGAACCCTTACCATTGGTACCCGCCACCACGACGACAGGACATTGCGGCACCAAATTCATGCGTTTTTTCACTTCTCCCACACGTTCCAAGCCCATATCGATAAGGCCGGAACTATGGGCAGTCTCCAAATGAGAAAGCCAGTCTTGTAATGTTTTCATTGTATTTATCGCTTCAAAAGGCCGTCTGAAACAGCCGTTTAATCCATATCTGCCGCAAGTTCTGCTTTGTCTTCTTTTTCCCGACACCAGCGTGCCCATACTTTCAGACGGCGGTAGGCATCGCGGTCGGCCATATCGGGCAAGATGCAGTGTTTGACCATTTTTCCATCAACATTCCATTGCACAAACAAAGCGTAAACCGTCAACATACTGCTGTCTTGCAAAACCGCGCTTCTACCCTCTTTTTCGCCATTCAAGTAAACTGTCGCACGGTATTGGCGGTCAATGATGATTTTTCTGACCGCATTTCGAGTCTGAAAATTAACGCTGTGCCAAGCATAGGCAAAACTGCCGGCCAACGCCGCCAAACCCAGCCACATCATCCAGCCGTAAAACTCGGCAAGGCATAAGGCCAAAGCCGAAAGGTGTAAGAAGACAATCAGAATTTTCAAAGAACGCGAGGGCTTTAAGGCCGTCTGAAAACTTCGCACGGCTTTACATCATATTGTCGAAAACAGGCGTAATGTTCAATTCCGCCTCTTCCATATCCAAAACCATATCGTGGATTTCGGTATCGAAAAATTCCCAAAAAGCCTTCAGGCTCATGTCTTGCGGCCATTTGCTTTTATCGATGTCCCAGCCTGCCAATTCGGCTTCAAAAATCTGCTGGTAGCGTTCGTCAAAATAGGAAATGACGGATTCGGGTTCGTCAAATTGCGGCACCAAGAATACGGAGCAGTTGGTACGCAGTTGCTCGACGGTCAAATCGGGCATATTCTCATCGGAGGATTTCAACCATTCCAAAAAACGGGCGGTCGGCTTCAGCACGACAGCAGTACGGTCAACAAAATACATTATTTTCAACTTTCAAAATCATTCAAACCGATCATGCCGTCTGAAATTTCAGACGGCCTAAGTTTAATGTGTCATCACCTGTTGCAGGAATTGTTTGGCACGCTCGTGTTTCGGATTGGTAAAAAACTCTTCCGGCGTTTCATCTTCCAGAATCTGGCCTTTATCGACAAAAATCACACGGTCGGCGACTTCGCGCGCAAAACCCATTTCATGGGTTACGCACATCATGGTCATACCGCTTTCCGCCAAGTCTTTCATCACTTTTAATACTTCGCCGACCATTTCAGGGTCAAGCGCAGAAGTCGGCTCGTCAAACAACATCACGCGCGGCTCCATCGCCAAACCGCGTGCAATCGCCACACGCTGCTGCTGACCGCCGGAAAGCTGGCCGGGCAGCGCGTCTTTTTTATGCGCCAAGCCGACGCGTTCCAAAAGCTCCATTGCTTTCTTTTCCGCCTCTTCACGGCTTTGGTTTTTTACTTTCATCGGAGAAAGAATAATGTTCTCCAAGACAGTCAAATGCGGATACAGATTGAAGCCTTGGAACACAAAGCCCACTTCTTCACGCACCTCGTTCAAATCGGTTTTCGGATCGGCAACATTGATGCCGTCCACCCAAATCTCGCCGCTTTCAATGCGCTCGAGTTGGTTTACCGTACGAATCAGCGTAGATTTGCCACTGCCTGAAGGGCCGCATACAACGACCACTTCGCCTTGTTTAACTTCCAGATTCACGCCGTTGATAACGTGCAAATCTTTAAAATGTTTGTGTACATTTTTGAATTTAATCATTATTTCTTTCCAAACTGCCAAAATTTTCGGGGCTTGAGTTGCGCTTGCCGCTGCCAAAGCAAAGGAATGGCCGTTTCCAGCTAAAAGCGGCAACTGACTATGCCACCGGAGATTTCGCCTTGATTGTACCGATTGACTTTAAATTGCTCTTCCCTATCGAGACGATGCCCGGTCAATATCCAAACTGCGCCGATAATTGCCGCTTCAAAACGGTGCTGCTTAGACGGCATATCCTTACTGGAAAAATACTGCACCAACTCGCACCACAAATATGAATCACCCAGAAACCCCCATTGAATAGGAGGTTGCTTAAAAATTGCCATCACTGTTTCAGACGGCCTTTTGAACCAGATAATTGCTCAATTCCACATATTTCTCGGCGGCAATGTGTTCTGCCCTGTCTTGCGGATTGATGCCGACTGCCTGCAAATCATCATCGCCGGCAAGTTCCTTCAAATTATTGCGTATGGTTTTGCGGCGTTGATGGAAAGCCAGTTTCACCAGTTTGGCAAAATGTTCAAAATCTTCCGCTTTACCGATGCGGTGTTTCACCGGAATCATGCGCACGACGGCCGAGTCAACCTTCGGCGCAGGATCAAAGGACTCGGGCGGTACTTCAATCAACATTTCCATATCGAAGAAATATTGCAGCATCACGCCCAGACGGCCATAGTCATTGGTTTTCGGCTGCGCCACCATGCGTTCGACCACTTCTTTTTGCAGCATAAAGTGCATATCGATCACATCGTCTGCCACTTCGCTCAATCGGAACAAAAGCGGCGTGGAAATATTGTATGGCAGGTTGCCGACAATTTTTTTCTTGCCTTCAATGCTGTTGAAATCAAACTGCAATACATCGCCTTCGTGTATCACCAATTTATCTGCAAACAGCAAGGTTTTCAGACGGCGTACGATGTCGCGGTCGATTTCGCAAACATGCAGGCAGTTGAGTTTTTTCGCCAAAGGCTCGGTAATGGCGGCCAAGCCCGGGCCGATTTCAATCACGATATCATCGGGCTGCGGTCTGACCGCGTTGACAATATCGCTAATAATCCGTGTATCCTGCAAAAAATTCTGCCCGAAGCGTTTCCGGGCCTTATGTTCTTTCATATCTTTCTTCAAGCAAGCTGTTTAAGGCAGTATTGTAACTGAAACAGGCGTTTTTGTCGGCACGCTTTCAGACGGCATTTGCCTAATTTTAAGCAAACGGCGGCGCTTCCAAACCCAAAGATTTCAGTAGCTGAGCAGTCTCATAAACCGGCAAACCCATCACGCCCGTAAAACTGCCCTGCAAATGCTCGACAAATACGCCGCCCAAGCCCTGAATCCCATACGCACCGGCTTTATCCATCGGCTCGCCGCTGGCAACATAGGCTGCAATCTCCTCAGCCGTCAACGTTTTAAAGCGCACTTCGCTCGTCTGCACCACATCATGGCATACGCCTTGCCAATAAACGCACACAGCCGTCAACACTTGATGCGTCCGTCCGGATAAACGTTCCAGCATATCGACCGCATCCGCCTCGGATTCCGGTTTACCTAAAATAACCGCACCATCCGCCACCGTCGTATCCGCCGTCAATACAGCAAACTCAGGTTCTTGATTATGAGCAGCAAACCATTGCGCCACCGCCGCCTGATTTTTCTCACAGGCCATACGGCGCACATACTCTACTGCTGCTTCGCCTTCTTTAGGGGTTTCATCAATATCCACAGGAAGGCGGCGTACCGTGAAACCCAAATTCTCCAAAATCTCACGACGGCGCGGACTGCCCGAAGCCAGATAAATTGCGTTCATTGTATTGGTTTTCCTTATTTTGAAATTTTATGCTGGCCGGACAGGCGGACATAATGCGCGGACGAATACGTCAAAAATTCCTTTTCCTCATCCGTCAGCGGACGCACTTGTTTCACAGGCGAGCCAACGTATAAAAAACCGCTTTCCAAACGTTTGCGCGGAGGCACCAAACTGCCCGCGCCTATCATCACATCATCTTCGACAACCGTATCATCCAAAATAATCGAGCCCATGCCCACCAACACACGATTCCCAATTCGGCAGCCATGCAGCATGACCTTATGCCCAATCGTCACATCATCGCCGATAATCAAAGGTGAACCGTCAGGCTTCGCCGCATTCTTATGCGACACATGCAAAACGCTGCCGTCCTGCACATTGCTGCGCTTGCCGATAGAAATGCTGTTCACATCGCCACGCAATACGGCATAAGGCCAAACGGATACATCTTCCGCCAGCGACACTTCGCCAATCACAACCGAAGTCTCATCTATAAAACAAGACTCATCAACCGACGGCACATAATCCAGAAACGCACGAATAGGGTTTGCCATTTCCAATATCCTTTTCTCAAAACCAAAACTGATCAGGCCGTCTGAAAACACGGCGTAAAACGATTTTATACTACAACCATACTAAATCAAGCCAAAAAATCATCAAAAGGCCGTCTGAAACAGCTTTCAGACGGCCTTTCATCATAAACCTTTATCTTGGCTTACCACTATTTATCATTAGCGCCTCATCCATCTTTTATGGAATAATCGTCTTCATTTGATTGATGGAGAAGCCGATGGAGACACGTTCGGGAAATTATGCAGCATCCCTATTGGTCGTCGGCTGCGTCGTCTTCGGCTTGGGCAGTTTGATCGTCAAATTTGTCGATGTCGGCTCTTACGCCATCGCATTCTGGCGTTTGCTGATTGCCGCCCCCATATTCTTCCTGCTCGGGCGTTTTTTCAGACAAAAAATGCCCACGAAAAGAAAAACGGTTGGCTACGCAATCTTATCCGGCGTTTTCCTCGCATTCGACCTCGCCCTTTGGCACGAAAGCATTCACGCCGTAGGCCCCGGCATTTCCACCTTGCTCAACAGCCTGCAGATTTTCTTTTTAGCCGCCATCGGCTTCTTCTTTTATTCGGAACGCCTAAGTACCTTACAAATTTTAAGTTTGATATTGGCCACCATAGGCGTAGCCTTGATCGGCAGCCCGGAGTTCGGTCATAACGACAATGCCGCATGGGGATTTGTCAGCGGCGTAGTATCCGGTGCCATGCTGACCCTGTCTATGGTTTTCGTACGCAAAACCCATGAGCAGGAAAAAGTCGGTTTGTTTCCGCTCATGATGATTTTAAGCTTCGGCGGTGCAATGGCGCTGGTCATCCCATCTCTACTATTCGATGCCGCCCATCTCTACCCCAAAACTTTAAACGATGTGATTCTAGTCTCCATCTACGGCATCGTTATGCAATGCTTCGCTTGGGCATTGATTGCTTACGCCATCCCGCTTTTATCCTTATCGCTGACCGGCCTCTTGCTTCTCTCCGAACCAGTCGCCGCCATGTTAATCGATTATTTCTGGCTGAATAAACCGATTAACGCCGTCCAATGGTGTGGCGCCACTTTGACTTTATTGGCAATTTATTTGGGTTCGTTAAAAGACAAAAAATAGATACAAAAAAGGCCGTCTGAAAAATTTCAGACGGCCTTTTAATCTGTTTATTGCTTATTGGATACTGGTACCGATACGGCTGAGTTCGCCAAAGTTCATCCAAACAAAGAAGGCTTTACCGACAATCAGTTTATCATCGACAAATCCCCAGTAACGGGAATCGGCGCTGTTGTCGCGGTTGTCGCCCATTGCGAAATAACGGCCTTCTGGGACTTTACAGATAAAGCCATTGCCGTCTTCTGCGTATTCGCAATTTTCCAAACCGCTTGTTTCAAGCGAGTAATTGCTTTCAGGCATCACTTCGGAAGTATATTTGTTCAATACAGCAATAGATACGGAAGGCTGACCGGCCTCCTTGACCACATCAAAGTTTTTGCCGTTCAAGGCCGTCTGAAAACGCTCAAGCGTATGAATCATAGACGGATCGGTATCATCTGCGTATTGATAATTACCGTTTGGTTTTTCGGAAATAATTTCTCCGTTAACAGTCAAAACCTTATCACGGTATTCCACAACGTCGCCCGGAATACCGACGATACGTTTGATGTAATTCATCTCTGGCTGAAGTGGGTAATTGAACACCACAACATCGCCTCGTGCAATGTTGCCGACAGGGATAATGACCTTATTCAAAATCGGCAGGCGGATACCGTAAGAGAATTTGTTCACCAAGATAAAATCGCCTTTGACCAAGCCCGGACGCATGGAGCTGGACGGAATTTGGAACGGCTCGGCAATAAAGCTGCGCAACACAAAGATAACCAAGATGATGGGAAAAAAGCCGCCCATGTAGTCGGTAAAATGCGCATTGTCTTCGCCGGTCTCGCTTTTTTTCAGATGGCCTTTATGGATTGCCCAAACAATACCGGTAAACACGACAAACACCAGCAATACGGCGGTAAAGCTCATAAATTCAGACAAAATGCCGAATACACCAACCATGCACAGGAGGTAACTCCATTGCAGGCCGGAGCTCCATTCGCCGTTTTCCTGACGCTCTTTGCTGCTTTTGAAGTTAAGAACCAAACCGGCCAGCAGCACAACGATTGCGCCTAAAGTCAGATTTATACTCATTATTTATCACTCACTTGCAGAATCGCCAAGAATGCGCTTTGCGGGATTTCCACGTTGCCCACTTGTTTCATGCGGCGTTTGCCTGCTTTTTGTTTTTCGAGAAGTTTTTTCTTACGCGTAATATCGCCGCCGTAACATTTCGCCAAAACGTTTTTACGCAGGGCTTTGACGTTTTCGCGGGCGATAATCTGGCTGCCGATGGCGGCTTGGACGGCGATGTCGAACATCTGGCGCGGAATCAGCTCGCGCATTTTTGACGCCAACTCACGACCACGGTGAACCGCGCTTTGACGGTGCACAATCAGGCTCAGGGCATCGACTTTTTCGCCATTGACCATGATGTCGAGCTTAATCAAATCAGACGGCTGGAACTCTTTGAAATGGTAGTCCAACGAAGCATAGCCGCGCGAAGTCGATTTAAGCTTGTCGAAGAAGTCCATTACGACTTCGTTCATCGGCAAATCGTAAGTCAACATGACTTGACGGCCCATGTACTGCATATTGACCTGCACGCCGCGCTTTTGGTTACACAAAGTCATGACGTTGCCGACATACTCCTGCGGCACAAGAATGGTCGCGGTAATAATCGGCTCGAGAATGGTTTCGATGCTGCCGATGTCGGGCAGTTTAGATGGGTTTTCGACTTCGATTTTTTCGCCGCTCTTCAAAACGACTTCGTAAACCACCGTCGGCGCAGTGGTAATCAAGTCCATGTCGAACTCGCGTTCCAAACGTTCCTGTACGATTTCCAAGTGTAGCAGGCCTAAGAAGCCGCAACGGAAGCCGAAGCCCAATGCCTGAGAAACTTCAGGTTCGAATTTCAGTGAAGCATCGTTCAGTTGCAATTTTTCCAAAGCGTCGCGCAAGGCTTCGTAGTCGTGGCTTTCCACAGGATAGAGACCGGCAAATACTTGGCTTTGTACTTCTTGGAAGCCGGGCAACGGCTCAGAGGCAGGGTTGGCAACCAAAGTCACCGTATCGCCGACTTTCGCCTGTCCCAATTCTTTTACGCCGGTAATCAGAAAACCCACTTCGCCGGCTTTGAGTTCTTGTTTTTGAACCGATTTCGGTGTGAATACGCCCAACTGCTCGACCTGAGTTTCCGCCTTGGTGCTCATAAAGCGTACTTTGTCTTTCAGCTTGATGGTGCCGTTTTTCACACGAATCAGCATGACCACGCCAACGTAGTTGTCAAACCATGAATCAACAATAACCGCTTGCAACGGCGCATTTTCATCACCGGTCGGCGCAGGGATTTTGGCAACGATTTCTTCCAAAACATCTTCCACACCAATGCCGCTTTTGGCAGAACACTGTACCGCGCCAACGGCATCAATGCCGATGATGTCTTCGATTTCCTGTTCCACGCGCTCGGGGTCGGCGGCAGGCAGGTCGATTTTGTTCAAAACAGGCACGACTTCCACGCCCAAATCAATCGCGGTATAGCAGTTCGCCACGGTTTGCGCTTCCACGCCTTGTGACGCGTCAACGACCAAAAGCGCGCCTTCGCAGGCAGAGAGCGAACGGGATACTTCGTAAGAAAAGTCGACGTGTCCCGGCGTATCAATTAGGTTAAGCTGATACACCTGCCCGTCGCGTGCTTTATAGTTGAGCGCGGCGGTTTGCGCTTTGATGGTAATGCCGCGCTCTTTTTCGATGTCCATGGAGTCGAGCACCTGCGTACTCATTTCGCGCAAATCCAAACCGCCGCAGTATTGGATAAAACGGTCGGCAAGCGTCGATTTACCGTGGTCGATGTGGGCAATAATGGAGAAATTCCGTATGTTTTTCATATTGTTATTAAGATAAATGCAATTAAAGTCGGAAAGGCCGTCTGAAAAAACAGGGATTCGGTTTTCAGACGGCCTTAGAATAAGGTTGAATCGTTCCGTATTCTAACGGAAATTCAACGTTTCTGCATGATTTTATAGCGATTTGACAATCTCGGTCACCATCTTCGCCGAGCTGACAGCCGCCGTTTTC includes these proteins:
- the folC gene encoding bifunctional tetrahydrofolate synthase/dihydrofolate synthase, yielding MKTLQDWLSHLETAHSSGLIDMGLERVGEVKKRMNLVPQCPVVVVAGTNGKGSVCAYLSHIYKEAGFKVGTLTSPHLLRYNERIAINTQPVSDELIVSSFERIEAARGEISLTYFEFNALAAIDIFMHENVDVMILEVGLGGRLDAVNVFDGDCSVVTSVDLDHQAFLGDTVEQVGFEKAGVFRSGKPAVCGQNPAPESLVKHAEEIGAKLLMVQRDFDFASMESVQWNYRFHPQSSDGQSRNRNSLPFPALRGAYQLSNAACALTVLECLNEQLPVDIGAIKRGLLLVENPGRFQVLPGRPLVVLDVGHNPHAARALRRSLINLAFAQKRTAVFSMLSDKDIDGVLEIVKDQFDEWNIAPLDVPRGMTVEALQDKLAEHGIDNVNVFETVAAAYRAALAKATENDRIVVFGSFHTVADVMAVLKEH
- a CDS encoding protein YgfX — encoded protein: MRSFQTALKPSRSLKILIVFLHLSALALCLAEFYGWMMWLGLAALAGSFAYAWHSVNFQTRNAVRKIIIDRQYRATVYLNGEKEGRSAVLQDSSMLTVYALFVQWNVDGKMVKHCILPDMADRDAYRRLKVWARWCREKEDKAELAADMD
- a CDS encoding amino acid ABC transporter ATP-binding protein, with amino-acid sequence MIKFKNVHKHFKDLHVINGVNLEVKQGEVVVVCGPSGSGKSTLIRTVNQLERIESGEIWVDGINVADPKTDLNEVREEVGFVFQGFNLYPHLTVLENIILSPMKVKNQSREEAEKKAMELLERVGLAHKKDALPGQLSGGQQQRVAIARGLAMEPRVMLFDEPTSALDPEMVGEVLKVMKDLAESGMTMMCVTHEMGFAREVADRVIFVDKGQILEDETPEEFFTNPKHERAKQFLQQVMTH
- the rsmA gene encoding 16S rRNA (adenine(1518)-N(6)/adenine(1519)-N(6))-dimethyltransferase RsmA, whose amino-acid sequence is MKEHKARKRFGQNFLQDTRIISDIVNAVRPQPDDIVIEIGPGLAAITEPLAKKLNCLHVCEIDRDIVRRLKTLLFADKLVIHEGDVLQFDFNSIEGKKKIVGNLPYNISTPLLFRLSEVADDVIDMHFMLQKEVVERMVAQPKTNDYGRLGVMLQYFFDMEMLIEVPPESFDPAPKVDSAVVRMIPVKHRIGKAEDFEHFAKLVKLAFHQRRKTIRNNLKELAGDDDLQAVGINPQDRAEHIAAEKYVELSNYLVQKAV
- a CDS encoding Maf family protein; this translates as MNAIYLASGSPRRREILENLGFTVRRLPVDIDETPKEGEAAVEYVRRMACEKNQAAVAQWFAAHNQEPEFAVLTADTTVADGAVILGKPESEADAVDMLERLSGRTHQVLTAVCVYWQGVCHDVVQTSEVRFKTLTAEEIAAYVASGEPMDKAGAYGIQGLGGVFVEHLQGSFTGVMGLPVYETAQLLKSLGLEAPPFA
- a CDS encoding gamma carbonic anhydrase family protein → MANPIRAFLDYVPSVDESCFIDETSVVIGEVSLAEDVSVWPYAVLRGDVNSISIGKRSNVQDGSVLHVSHKNAAKPDGSPLIIGDDVTIGHKVMLHGCRIGNRVLVGMGSIILDDTVVEDDVMIGAGSLVPPRKRLESGFLYVGSPVKQVRPLTDEEKEFLTYSSAHYVRLSGQHKISK
- a CDS encoding DMT family transporter, whose protein sequence is METRSGNYAASLLVVGCVVFGLGSLIVKFVDVGSYAIAFWRLLIAAPIFFLLGRFFRQKMPTKRKTVGYAILSGVFLAFDLALWHESIHAVGPGISTLLNSLQIFFLAAIGFFFYSERLSTLQILSLILATIGVALIGSPEFGHNDNAAWGFVSGVVSGAMLTLSMVFVRKTHEQEKVGLFPLMMILSFGGAMALVIPSLLFDAAHLYPKTLNDVILVSIYGIVMQCFAWALIAYAIPLLSLSLTGLLLLSEPVAAMLIDYFWLNKPINAVQWCGATLTLLAIYLGSLKDKK
- the lepB gene encoding signal peptidase I; this translates as MSINLTLGAIVVLLAGLVLNFKSSKERQENGEWSSGLQWSYLLCMVGVFGILSEFMSFTAVLLVFVVFTGIVWAIHKGHLKKSETGEDNAHFTDYMGGFFPIILVIFVLRSFIAEPFQIPSSSMRPGLVKGDFILVNKFSYGIRLPILNKVIIPVGNIARGDVVVFNYPLQPEMNYIKRIVGIPGDVVEYRDKVLTVNGEIISEKPNGNYQYADDTDPSMIHTLERFQTALNGKNFDVVKEAGQPSVSIAVLNKYTSEVMPESNYSLETSGLENCEYAEDGNGFICKVPEGRYFAMGDNRDNSADSRYWGFVDDKLIVGKAFFVWMNFGELSRIGTSIQ
- the lepA gene encoding translation elongation factor 4, whose translation is MKNIRNFSIIAHIDHGKSTLADRFIQYCGGLDLREMSTQVLDSMDIEKERGITIKAQTAALNYKARDGQVYQLNLIDTPGHVDFSYEVSRSLSACEGALLVVDASQGVEAQTVANCYTAIDLGVEVVPVLNKIDLPAADPERVEQEIEDIIGIDAVGAVQCSAKSGIGVEDVLEEIVAKIPAPTGDENAPLQAVIVDSWFDNYVGVVMLIRVKNGTIKLKDKVRFMSTKAETQVEQLGVFTPKSVQKQELKAGEVGFLITGVKELGQAKVGDTVTLVANPASEPLPGFQEVQSQVFAGLYPVESHDYEALRDALEKLQLNDASLKFEPEVSQALGFGFRCGFLGLLHLEIVQERLEREFDMDLITTAPTVVYEVVLKSGEKIEVENPSKLPDIGSIETILEPIITATILVPQEYVGNVMTLCNQKRGVQVNMQYMGRQVMLTYDLPMNEVVMDFFDKLKSTSRGYASLDYHFKEFQPSDLIKLDIMVNGEKVDALSLIVHRQSAVHRGRELASKMRELIPRQMFDIAVQAAIGSQIIARENVKALRKNVLAKCYGGDITRKKKLLEKQKAGKRRMKQVGNVEIPQSAFLAILQVSDK